ATTTCCGAGTTATTGCTTATGAGGAATTACTTGTTGATTTATACATTCTTATTCATGGTTATTACCGATGAGGAACGATAAATTACCTAATGTTGAATATCCTAATAGAaatccatttatttataattatataattatatttattatttattattataaagccATAATTATTTTCTGTTGTAACCTCTGCATCGTTTGATTTTCTCAACTTTGCTGCTGATGAGCTAGTAAAACTGGTGTCTGTTTCTACAGTGTGCCGATTGCCATGAAACTTCCGTTTTGTTGGTCGATCTGCACgcttatattttttcgttgtggattttttatccattttatttataagaatcaaaattattactcGCAAAATATCCTTCGATCACTGCACATACGTCCACGTGTTTTCGAGGTTGGGATTTGACTGCCAGCAGCTGGATGTTAGTGAACactgaataatataaaagacaCGTCACCTTGGGTTATTATATTACACtaaatacatacacacacacatatatatgtatatatatatatatatatatatatatatccattcttataatttagatgaaaaatatgaaaatatacacaataagacaaactattcgtaacgtgattggtcaaatatatcataagtatGAAGATATAGATAATTCCATACTAAATTCACACGCGCGCGTGCGCGCACAGCAGCCTACTaggtatgtatatatatatatatatatatatatatatatatatatatatatatatatatatatatatcctttatatacatatatatatacatatatatatatatatatatatatatatatatatatatatatatatataaaggaCAAAAGGTTTAACTGAGAAATATAGATTCAGGTAGACGGAGAATCCCTAATGTCTTTTGTTCGACTAGACCCAACCGAACCAGTTTGGAGGCCGAGTCAGTAAAATGTCTATAGCtccgaaaataatttaaattttcaaaaatcctcTCGTAGACATATTCTTAAATagttaaactttgaaaatataaaaaaaaaaaaaaatcgatttttttgaaattctacactagaatacccccttaatcTTGATGAGGCTACCTATAACGAACATTACAATCTCATAAGTATTAATCTCAATTCCATATTAAATTCATGTGTTTACCAAACgcattaaaatttcattcattCTCATTCAAAGATAAGTTGTATGTGGATTTCCTTTTACGTTTTGATTGATTGCAAACTCTGTTGACATTTTCAACAGGGCGTATtcctctaaattaaaatacaccatagtcttgaagttagtcaaaggtcgaaactcgcaaaaaacgggccacgattaattattggttaaaatttaggcGCGCGCATAGCGCgttattcaaatttctagtagcattgaaaataaaactagaactaaaaattattcaagaaTGTATGATAATCCTACAACAGACGGGATACTTCAGTTGGAAAAAGATAACGTAAAGCTTGCGTGTCTAAACATCAGAGTGCGCggcattttttttacatacacTGTACATAGAATCAAGGGTAGAAGGTTTACTAGATACAACATAGCACACTTATGTCTTTAAGTTACAAGTGTAATGTATTAAAAGGCGAGCAAAAAATGACACTTAACAAAAAGAtatgaaatccgaacaaaaacagtttcactgtaaaaaattgcgccaagtccacgttcataaaactcatctcaataacatttgcactttacaaaaaaaattagactcgtttcaataattttcattctctacaaaaagatgtgaaatacaaaaaaataccaagaaagcgtcataatgttgaaaaaattgaaaaaaaatttgttgaaaattaaaaaataaaaaaaaaatttttttatcgtacttggcgcgcgtctttgagtaccccaaattttttcaggataaaTGAACATCCTTTTAATgtttagaaatttataagtaagtcaacctatgttatttcataataagttttacaaaagttaGGTAAAATCGACATGTCATACACAGTTATGCAAACTACATACAAGTCGATACGCATGCATACGTTGGGTCGGTTGCATTGTGAGAATTGtgtttattaaagaataaaacaTATGGCCGACTGAATTGGGAAAATGCGGTGTGAGTGCCAATTAAAATGTGTTAATTACAGGGTCATTCcacgtcaaatcgaccaatagttggactcgacccctttcgatttggataaattttggtcagaagttttcttttatcctataacgaagttctgccaaaggaaaaaaattaaaaaaatttttttcaaaatttatgcaaaatccaaaatttcactattatccatattttttaaatttatgtttcaaaaatctcgaaaactattgcaattaaaaaaatcgcttATGGTAAACTTCAAAGGGGACACTTggggctattaaaaaaaaaaaatttccaaaaaaaaattttgaaaaatctccaatttgtgaaattttgaatttttgaaaattgtcaaaattgaccgtcgacaataaatttttggctcaaatttttttgtgtactacCTTGTACcaatcttaaaagatcctgaaatttttggaactgtgttttttgttttttcaaaaatatgaatttttttttttttttttaatcagtttgGCAAATCgcgtaattttgatattttgaacagttgaaatttcatttagtGGCATAATGATGAGAAANNNNNNNNNNNNNNNNNNNNNNNNNNNNNNNNNNNNNNNNNNNNNNNNNNNNNNNNNNNNNNNNNNNNNNNNNNNNNNNNNNNNNNNNNNNNNNNNNNNNAcgtaaatttacatttatcgATTCAGTTTTCGTGGTTATGTAGAAGAAATATATGGTTTTCAAACTTATGGAGGAAGAAATTACtacgtttttattttaacgggAATGCATTCATATAATTATCTGTTTGCAATTGAAAATGCTCCACTTCGTCATTGTTTAAGAATAAACAACAATCAAGTAATGTCTAAGCAAAGTTCTACcgtcatttaaattatttttttcttctcaattTAATCGCATccattttgaatttatataaaaaaaaattgatcattaaTATAGATTGTGACGATCTCAAATGCTGCGGATTTTGTTTGTCACTTCCCAACTATCAATGATCAATTTCTATCCGACTCAAAATTTAGAATATTCTTCGATCAAATCACTTTCTCGAACGAATTCATAGTTGAAGAGTTACCAATTCTTGCAATCCATAAGATGATTATtgaagatgaagatgaagattaaatattatgtgttaatatattaataaactttgtttttataaattaattacggtattaattatttatcaatgacaaacaaaatttatttaattatttgtatgtatatatattttgcggctgtggaccgacatGTGCTTTATTGTACCGTATCTACCCTGTGTCCCATTACTCGGCGGAACACAGTGACATgaggaaaccacagagaaaactcACGCCAGTACAATCGGTGATAggcaaattttcattaatcacTAAAATTCTGCATTGTAGTGATCAATGAGCCTTTAACTTATACCTAACAACAATGATGTTCATGCAGGCCAATCGTATTCTTAAGAAGATCACCCATCAAAGTACTAACCACTCTAAAAGCTGCATAGATTGGGTGATCAACCGAATCATACGCCAGCTGCATAGCTATCACTGCCGcacttatattaaataatcttattacaattacaataataaacattaatatttttttaaaaatagagaaGGTAGCTTGAAAATGAACCGAAATTTAGAGCTAAATGTACGTCAATGTAgatcaataatattattttctggACATTTTCTAACTtccttctttatttttttaatcgtttttcttcctttattttttcaatcttcTCCTTTTTCCCCTTGTTCCTTCGTTCTTCTCCTTATCTACTTCTTCACCTACTCTTCCTTCTATGACTTCTTCGTCTTCTATCTCAGTTGATTCCGTCACgatgtttttttaatctgatggggttgtattaaaattaaatttatttattatgttttatataaGTATCTCAATcaagaaatagaaaattactttttaatttccacTCCTGCTGTACCAAATTTGGAAtttataggagctatagtttaaaaacgggaattgttcattgttaacgcccccgcaatccccttTTGGGGatgaatttcttaaaatccgtTTTTAGTTGACCTCTACATAACGAAagtaatattcctaccaagTTTCACATTTCTAAGTCCTATAGTTCCCGAGATTTCGTGATGAGTAACTATAGAAATTGGAATACTTCGATTatcatcgaaatttttaacgttttagcagacttttttaaaattttcttacgtATAAACCTTCTcctgacaatttttaagacaacaaaaaaaaaattaacccaatcggtccagccgttctcAAGTGATACTCGATCATAGATacggcattttatttttatcaaaaaatgagAGTGGGTGTGCAGGGGTGCGTGGGAGTTGGTGGGTGGATGCGTGGAAGTTTGTAAGTAGATTCTTAGCTGAATGTAAAAGAACATAATCCGTTTAGTAAACTCCATTGAAATCCATGAAAACAAAAGAATCAAGAGAAAACGcttgtcttttgtttttattagcgggataaatgttcataaaagtaaaacagcaataaaaaaaatgaaggaaCGTTagaattcgaaaaataaatagcCATAAACCATCTAGGAAAAATTTCGCATCGAATGGTGGTAGTTTCATGTCGATACGATCAGTGGTTTAGGCGTGATTGAGCCTCAAACGAAGAccattttcattatatatatgtgtgtgtgtgtgtgtgtgtgtgtgtgtgtgtgtgtgtgtgtgtgtgtgtgtgtgtgtgtgtgtgtgttttttttttgtaggggaatcctttacggattctaggcatagctgtttggcctggatatgtggcgactcgacgcagcgtcatactaactcgacactaacgcccctacccactaaaccctaaacccctttctcttctatcctctgatcccccatggtaccgccgtaaggcatttcttcgcagggggaggaattagctgccgctcttcttTCTGGTGGCTgagatgttttttatttctatctcccttctagtttctgttttGTGCTCttttttctctcgatggaccgcaactctgtaagcacttcagtggcaaaggtgctcgtggcgttccagacagcttctgatgacagcatttcttctactattgtctccggttgaattctcatttttagaatcttctctaattcatcgcgctgttggttaaaacgaggacatgcaaagatcacgtgctccacgtcttcagcgacacctgggcaggatgggcactccggagaatcgtcgtgcttaaagcggtgaagataggctcggaagcagccgtgtcctgacaacatctgcgtaaggtagtagttaacctctccatgactccggttcagccagtcgtcgatcctcggtataagacgatacgtccatcttcctttttctgcagcgtcccactggagctgccatcggtcgaagctgttttgccgttcttcagttctgagctcttcagcgcttagtgtagttgacctttacgatgataaaggttccgtctttcctcagcgaggactctgagaggcagagttccggaaataacgcacactgcttcctcggatattgtgcggaaggcgctggcgactcttaaggcacaccgtcggtatactggtccagccttcctccatgattcttgcatcTCGAGAGCGTTGGTCCAAatagatataccatatgtaagcaccgatgtgactacagatgataacagtacccttctgctctgctttggccctccgatgttcggcatcagtcgtgctagaCTTGTTCCCCCTGCTGACgccttggcactgacgtgttctacctgctgcttaaagttgagtcgggcatcaagcatcactcctaaatatcgaatataaggttgtgatgtgatttcttgttcggcgactttcagcttaattgtctctaccactttcctgctggtaataagcactgcctcagttttgtgttgcgccagttgcaggttcactgcgtccatccaccggttaacgcgctcgaaagtgagatcgaacacatggtttatctcgtcaagatgtttggcaacgatcactacggctacgtcgtctgcatatgctacgagtttgacgtttcttggcagagttagtcttaataggccgtcatacataatattccacaggagcgggcctagaactgaaccttgtggtacacctccagaaATAGCAtactcccttggaccgttcttcgtgtcatacttcaggaccctgttttcaaagtagcttgctacgatcttaagaaggtattctggtacattctttctcttggagggcctgcatgatgcattcccaattggcggagttgaaggcatttctgatgtctagggtcgccaccaggcaatacttcttcgttccacccttccatctggttcctgcgattgcttccttggccgtatcaacaaccagtttgattgcgtccagggttgatcgtcctttccggaatccatactgattgtctgccaggagtgggtcgactactgcttcaattctctggtgaattatgcgttcgaatatcttacccgctgtatctagcatgcaaagtgggcggtaagatgacggttcatccggtggctttttccctttaggaagcagcactaaccgttgctgtttccactttcgaggaaaaatcccttctttgaggcaggtgttgtaaacatccaggaataatgccggtgctgcctttatagctgtttttaaggcaatgttagggattccgtctaatcccggtgctttattattccctacgcggTTGCAAGCCTCCGTCAGTTCTTCTTCCGTGACAGTTGGAATGTCCTCCAGTTCTCCTTGAGCTAGCTGGTAGTGAAGCTCGCGTTGCTGCGGAAACAGCGCGGTAACGATTCTCTGCAGAAGTTGTGGGCATGTGGGTGCCGGCATTTGTTTGACTTTTAGGTGATtcatgaccaccttgtacggcctaccccacaggtctttgtccacctcgttgatgagctctttccagcattgcctcttactatccttgatggctttgttcagtaatcgacgggcttttttgtactctgcgaccagctccgcagagttaggtcgtcgatagccacgctgggatattctcctttctttagacactctttccgaagaacgctgatgtggtcgttccaccagtgtactgccgggcgttggcttatgctgcatttccggaccatacttgcgtcacaggcctggacaactcttttcatcaggtccttggtcatttcttctgcgggtccagtagtaatcggttcactattcagggctattatcaatgtgcttgtgtcaaaagacttcactttccatccaatggtattgagtgacttgattggtcttcttgtattccggtcatgtaatatttcccagagaattgccttgtggtcgctggctgtgtagatatccatcaccttccagtcgtatttcccactgatgaggctgctgctgacgaaagtgagatctacaatagagcttgcttcccctttagtataggttggcgtatcaccactgttgagctggactacatctagtgtagagaaagcttcgaggagtgcttttcctcgcgcatttgtctgcttgctgccccagtctactgcccaggagttgaagtcaccggcaatcgcgaccggataatgctgcttggcgtcctcggtcagtttgtccaagaattcagtgaattcaacaatggataggctaggtggtgcataacagctgtagaaacggatgccgttaactgttgctgctacaaagccggcattatcattgttaactacactctggaagggatgcttaccacaagaccagatgacagccttggtggtgctgtcagattcccaaggctgggtattcaggtatctatatggctctgctatcattactaagtctaactctagttctcttgctgtttgcataagcagatcatgtgcagcttcgcaatggtttaggtttagctgcaatatcttcatgtctgtttgtttgttatcttctggagtgcctctttaaatactgggcacctggatgcgccggcatgatgagccgagttctccgcactttgatccgcgcataatacacatttcgctgggtttttgcattcagcaatcttgtgtccctcttgtccgcacctaatacatagcttagaccgatccacattgctcttgcactgggatccaagatgtccaaagtgccagcacttgaaacattggattggtctcctcgtagctctgattcggcagttggtccagccgatccgGACTTTACCGCTTCCTGCCAATATCTTgcgcgctgcagctgctggtagtgtcacaacagctgtctgagtacctctgtaggccttatgaatcttaattgtccctagtggtatctcgcaggtttctccgatttccgtttgcaatgcagcctgaatatcctccttggttgtggtaccgtcaagatctcggatttcgacgtcttcctgtggcccttgcagattaccttcgcgtcttcttggaggatgtccgcgatggtcttctgtaaggcttggcctcggtcagcgctcttcctcgaaagcgtaatcagcaagctcccggtcctagttctttggatcttatccactgtagtacggacctgttcgtcagggacgtcctgctttattcgcttcagaatttcagcatactttgccgtctctgcggggcggatgatcagtgcgtccggcCTAATCCGTTTGCGCGGTTCTTTCCgattaggctctggcctggactCTTCCGGCGGTTGCTTCTGGAGCTTTTCTACTGCTTGCTCTCTCTTGGACTTCCTTGACTGGACTTTTTGCCATTCATTCACCTCCTTTTTTCCGCCGTTCTGTGTTACCGCGTTTTTCGGGGGACTTGGTTTaaggtccttcttcttcttagtaCGGCTGGTCATTGAGTCTGGGGAATTTCGTTCTTTCCTTTTCCCAGGCCTGATTTCAGTTCCAGTTTCCTCTCCGTCTCCGACAACTGACTCGACGTCACCCTCGCCACCTGTGTCCATCTCCTCGACAAACGTGTCGGCTTTTGCTGGTGGAACCGCTGTCACACTCGTCTTCATCACGATATTACCGTGTTGTTGTTGGATTTCCTGCCATTCTTggtccagttttttgaaccttctcagggcactgcagatgttcgtcgacttcgacttgatctccttgtggacattttgcttggtttggagaaagtcctgcagtccacagactagcttctccagatgtgccagcgcatctgtcctcttcatctttgcactaagtagcagtgcgtcttgctgggcatgaggcccgttttcactcttgtttgtttcctgtgcattactcatactttttaatttaccagcgcatcgtacggagtggagcgggttgccataactaggaacgggtaccctcggagatagtactcctaccccagttccctgaggcctagccgacacttagccagtcccggaatacacggacggactagactcgctcggagcggtgaagattccgatctctaacactcactgcgtacttcctgatcaaggcccgaagtggctggctcctgatccactgctgcaacttacacctcggtagagcaagctcacatcagccgtggcctgcatcgtcggaaactacgatacaggttccggtcactcccagtgggtcacagcagagaacgatcgtcttgttaggtcagttagtgcgaccaacccattaaaggggagttttgtccacgggagcgtattttgtttggttattttgcttggctcctacccgctgtacctcatcaactaagagattaagtgtcatccaaggacagcgagcgttctcccatccgctcggggagacgcgcccggtagcagtatctcttctgccccgagcgtgtgtgtgtgtgtgtgtgtgtgtgtgtgtgtgtgtgtgtgtgtgtgtgtgtgtgtgtgtgtgtgtgtgtgtgtgtgtgtgtgtgtgtgtgtatggaGACCGCTGTCTCCATTGACATTACTCTAAACACGATTTGAAAGTTTGTTACATTCAACTAACGTTTTTTACGTTCAATACGTCGAATTCACAGTTTGAACGTTCAGTACGTTGAATCTACGACTTAAATTTCGACTTGGGTAAGCATAGCTATCCTGCTCGTATTAAAATCTCGGAGAATGTGGTCATCCCGTTCGTCTACTTTCCAACTTGTTAAAATTAACAGTGATCAGTGAAAGTATAATCCAACCTCATACTAAactaaaattgtaaaaacatAGAGTCATTTTGTATTACAAATAAttctgttttattaatttttattgaatataattagtaatttgaaattaaatcgtATTATTTAGTCATTAACCTTTCCAGACAAATTTAATATAAGATCCCAGTTTATAGATCGAAAGCCTTGgaccaaaattaaataattataaaatttaagtctGTTTCCGGACGTATCACCGTAATACAGAATTTTTTCCAATGTCAgttaagtattatttattgatcaagatgatgttgaaaatttttaaacaaattttatgttatgtTTCATCATAAAGTAATTTGGTTTTTCACTGAAATcacattgtaaaaaatatttttcatttattgaatagttgaataatataaaatccactttttatttcgaattttcgatagtaagtgttgataaaatattcatattcatcaatgcattaaaaatttactttattgtTTGCAGCTATTTTTTTTACGCCTTCAAGATATTTTCCTACATCGATAATGTCATCGAATGTTAGATCTCTTTGTCCTTTATCGTAGATGAAAACGAACCGTGGACTTACtggttttttaatatttggaTAGGGGTATAATGTGTTGTCACGATCTAATATCCCTGACACAGAACCATCTACCGACACTGAAGGAAATTCAGGTGGAACTGGATATACTCCCGATTCTATAGATGGTGAAAATGATGACGATAACGATGATGGTTGAAAGGAATGATGTTCACTTGCCAGGggttttttctgaaaaaaccCGTCGAGAATATCTCCAAGAAAAGATTTTCCTTTTTCTACTTTGATTTGAACTGAATCTACAAcctgataaataaaataactataaataaaatatctatcTCATTAGTTGTTGGATGCAATAACATTTTATGGTCTCAGAAGAACTTACATCGTCAGCAGCATCAGCAACTCGATACTTGAAATCACCAAATGCTCTTATAACATCACCTGGGGCGGTATGTTTTCCATCATCACGatgttgaattttattaatcttagatatttaagaaaaatatttcattaaaaaaaaagatcttcctttaaatattatattaaaaaaaaattttattacaaatttatcGACAACATTAGCTTCTTGGTGTTTAAAATCGCCAATTGATCGAATGAAACTCCCAGGTGCACTTGGATGCACGTTCGATGTGCTGACATGAGGATCCTGTTAATgaacaaacataaaaatataatgaagtattcttat
The sequence above is drawn from the Cotesia glomerata isolate CgM1 linkage group LG4, MPM_Cglom_v2.3, whole genome shotgun sequence genome and encodes:
- the LOC123263234 gene encoding uncharacterized protein LOC123263234 translates to MFIQVFISTLISSGLAWDPHVSTSNVHPSAPGSFIRSIGDFKHQEANVVDKFINKIQHRDDGKHTAPGDVIRAFGDFKYRVADAADDVVDSVQIKVEKGKSFLGDILDGFFQKKPLASEHHSFQPSSLSSSFSPSIESGVYPVPPEFPSVSVDGSVSGILDRDNTLYPYPNIKKPVSPRFVFIYDKGQRDLTFDDIIDVGKYLEGVKKIAANNKVNF